In Candidatus Bathyarchaeia archaeon, a single window of DNA contains:
- the rqcH gene encoding ribosome rescue protein RqcH, whose translation MVSTSISNSERGSKKASMSNFDLFFLIPELKDKIVGKIIDNVYQISDDTFVMKMRPGNVELLLQPGRRIHVTNYAIKKPKEPTPFCMALRRRLVDSRVSGIEQVGFERIVKIDLMRGQETLCLYVELFKRGNLVLVKDGKISLAWRYARMKDRSIVPNAEFKLPPKGDLDPRSLSPEQLLSLGRRGGPLWRSLMDALGINRLYASELALRAGLSPDSDCSQLGQSDFERIGNAVASILSEEPSPVVVLSRSGSLLDVTPIKLKSYEGLQVKEYSSFNDALDDFFTELEKEREEILLKEAHSKQLERMERILRAQREELEKVSKMISPLREAADAICSRMNEVKWIAYSFFSSLEEGKSEEEALESAKGLSKGDIEVLGWDGASGELRLSLKGVPFSISKGRGPGEAASLLYERAKELERRAEKLRALIEATEAQIASMEKGFSRRIEEGLKLSRKVEKKWYEKFRWFRSSSGKLVLIGRDSSSNELLIKRYLEAGDVVFHADIPGAPFVVVKCGGDLDEATEMEAATAAASYSKAWAEGIGSLDVFWVNSDQVEKGAPSGEYLKKGAFMIRGRRNYIRGVELRLAIGIDPEAMEILAGPRTAVEGRTPYFVEVVPGETPSRRLAEAILNRLIEKVPKAIAKGLKSDEVISKVQALLPYGRGDLAKGQG comes from the coding sequence TTGGTATCCACATCCATATCCAATTCCGAGCGCGGCTCAAAGAAGGCCTCCATGAGCAATTTCGACCTATTCTTCCTAATCCCAGAACTCAAGGATAAGATTGTGGGCAAGATCATCGATAACGTATATCAAATTTCTGACGATACATTCGTGATGAAAATGAGGCCCGGGAACGTCGAGCTCCTGCTCCAGCCCGGGAGGAGGATCCATGTAACTAACTATGCCATCAAGAAGCCCAAGGAGCCGACCCCCTTCTGCATGGCCCTAAGGAGGCGCTTGGTCGATTCAAGGGTTTCTGGCATTGAACAGGTCGGGTTCGAGAGGATCGTCAAGATTGATCTAATGAGGGGCCAAGAGACCCTCTGCCTTTACGTGGAGTTGTTTAAGAGGGGAAACCTAGTCCTAGTGAAGGATGGGAAGATATCGCTTGCGTGGAGATATGCGAGGATGAAGGACAGGAGCATAGTACCAAATGCTGAATTCAAGCTTCCACCGAAGGGGGATCTGGATCCCAGGTCCCTCTCGCCCGAGCAGCTCCTATCCCTAGGGCGAAGGGGCGGGCCCCTCTGGAGATCCTTGATGGATGCCTTGGGGATCAATAGGCTTTACGCCTCAGAGCTGGCTCTCAGGGCGGGGCTGAGTCCGGATTCCGATTGTAGCCAATTGGGCCAATCGGATTTCGAAAGGATAGGGAACGCGGTCGCATCCATCCTCTCCGAAGAGCCAAGCCCGGTCGTGGTCTTGAGCCGCTCCGGGAGCCTTCTAGATGTTACGCCGATAAAGTTGAAATCATACGAGGGCCTTCAAGTTAAGGAATATTCTTCTTTCAATGATGCGTTGGACGATTTCTTTACGGAATTGGAGAAGGAGAGGGAGGAGATCCTCCTCAAGGAAGCTCATTCCAAGCAGCTTGAGAGGATGGAAAGGATTCTAAGGGCTCAAAGGGAGGAGCTTGAGAAGGTTTCGAAGATGATATCCCCCCTGAGGGAAGCGGCCGATGCGATCTGCTCAAGGATGAATGAGGTGAAATGGATCGCATATTCATTCTTCTCAAGCTTGGAGGAGGGCAAATCCGAGGAGGAGGCTTTGGAGAGTGCCAAAGGGCTTTCCAAAGGCGATATCGAGGTCTTGGGGTGGGATGGGGCCTCCGGTGAATTGAGACTTTCATTAAAGGGCGTGCCTTTCTCGATCTCCAAGGGGAGGGGGCCTGGGGAGGCCGCGAGCCTATTATACGAAAGGGCCAAGGAGTTGGAGAGGAGGGCTGAAAAGCTGAGGGCCCTAATCGAGGCGACGGAGGCCCAAATCGCCTCGATGGAGAAGGGTTTTTCAAGGCGAATTGAGGAGGGGCTAAAGCTCTCGAGGAAGGTCGAGAAGAAATGGTATGAGAAGTTCAGGTGGTTCCGTTCTTCGAGCGGGAAGCTCGTTCTGATAGGGAGGGATTCATCGAGCAATGAGCTCCTGATCAAGAGGTACTTGGAGGCGGGCGATGTCGTGTTTCACGCCGATATCCCTGGTGCCCCCTTCGTGGTGGTCAAATGCGGGGGGGATCTGGATGAGGCCACCGAGATGGAGGCGGCAACAGCAGCCGCCTCATATAGCAAGGCTTGGGCTGAGGGGATAGGCTCCTTGGACGTATTCTGGGTCAACTCCGATCAGGTTGAGAAGGGGGCTCCGAGCGGCGAATATCTGAAGAAAGGGGCCTTCATGATAAGGGGGCGGAGAAACTACATCAGGGGCGTTGAGCTTAGGCTCGCCATAGGGATCGATCCGGAGGCCATGGAGATCTTAGCCGGGCCTAGAACCGCGGTTGAGGGGAGGACTCCATACTTCGTGGAAGTGGTTCCCGGGGAAACCCCCTCACGAAGGTTGGCCGAAGCGATCCTGAACCGCTTGATTGAAAAGGTTCCTAAGGCGATCGCGAAGGGGCTCAAGAGCGATGAAGTCATCTCCAAAGTACAGGCTCTCTTGCCCTACGGGAGGGGGGATTTGGCAAAGGGCCAAGGATAA
- a CDS encoding CBS domain-containing protein, translating into MKKRTDLPKVSVKEIMSSPVITVKKGENAIKVAKLMIDNKIGSVIVVDEEKKPIGIITERDIVRIMASGALDPERTKAEDIMSQPLRTISPELGIEEAAKLMRQLGVKRLPIMEGGTLVGIISSGDIIRVTPSIIEMLLERSRIGPAVPEPKTTSLMGYCDLCGAWSDGLRPKDGQYICEDCLSDLDGEST; encoded by the coding sequence TTGAAGAAGCGCACCGATTTGCCAAAGGTTTCTGTGAAGGAGATCATGTCCTCCCCGGTGATCACCGTGAAGAAGGGGGAGAACGCCATAAAGGTCGCAAAATTGATGATCGACAATAAGATAGGGAGCGTGATAGTCGTCGATGAGGAGAAGAAACCCATAGGGATAATCACCGAGAGGGATATTGTCAGGATTATGGCCTCCGGGGCGCTCGATCCGGAGAGGACGAAGGCGGAGGATATAATGAGCCAGCCGCTCAGGACGATATCCCCCGAGCTGGGCATCGAGGAGGCTGCCAAATTGATGAGGCAGTTGGGAGTTAAGAGGCTCCCGATAATGGAGGGAGGGACGCTAGTGGGGATAATCTCGAGCGGAGATATAATCCGAGTGACCCCCTCCATAATAGAGATGTTGCTCGAGAGATCCCGGATCGGGCCGGCCGTGCCCGAGCCCAAGACGACCTCCTTGATGGGATATTGCGATCTATGCGGGGCTTGGTCCGATGGCCTGAGGCCGAAGGATGGCCAGTACATATGCGAGGATTGCCTCAGCGATCTTGATGGGGAATCAACTTAA
- a CDS encoding UDP-N-acetylglucosamine--N-acetylmuramyl-(pentapeptide) pyrophosphoryl-undecaprenol N-acetylglucosamine transferase, protein MKVYVSACGIGNGHMARCDPLISHLMRSGIDVLVSTYSDGYAYALRRGFRTVRALSINYRTKPDGSVDFKRTATSSGFSLGVHRFLKQLVREIEYMKWYKPDVVISDSRASSLIAAKLLGIPCALILNQFRIRIVKAPSNGSLGLSDRIFFLIANLAWIYLGVLLSCIWELADRIFIPDFPPPLTISEGNLRLPRRALRKVEFVGPMVRLEDGNERDRILRELGLGGDKPLIYLAVSGPRKERQFLVDKLEDMLKSDLMRRSGYQFVMSCGDPLGRSSKRFGNVVIFDWVDDQDALMRASKVVLCRAGHGTIMKCISLGKPMILVPTPDHTEQYGNAEKVERLGLGRVLHQKDLSEVALLSVIEDLVGKRIEFKLRGEGDAFSRIIDYINLHRRGEQSPAH, encoded by the coding sequence ATGAAGGTATATGTTTCGGCCTGCGGCATAGGGAACGGACACATGGCTAGATGCGATCCCTTGATTTCCCATCTGATGCGCAGCGGGATCGATGTCCTAGTGTCCACCTATTCCGACGGGTATGCATATGCCCTGAGGAGGGGCTTCAGAACCGTGAGGGCGCTCTCGATAAATTATAGAACCAAGCCGGATGGGTCGGTGGATTTCAAGAGGACGGCGACCTCCAGCGGCTTCTCCTTGGGGGTCCACAGGTTCCTCAAGCAATTGGTTCGGGAGATAGAGTATATGAAATGGTACAAGCCTGATGTCGTTATATCTGATTCTAGGGCTTCCTCGCTCATAGCGGCCAAGTTGCTCGGGATACCATGCGCATTAATACTGAACCAATTCAGGATCAGAATCGTCAAGGCCCCCTCAAACGGGTCCTTGGGGCTTTCGGACAGGATCTTCTTCCTGATAGCCAACCTCGCTTGGATCTACCTGGGCGTCCTCCTCTCCTGCATATGGGAGCTCGCCGACAGGATCTTCATCCCGGACTTCCCACCTCCACTCACAATATCGGAGGGGAATTTGAGATTGCCTAGAAGGGCCTTGAGGAAGGTCGAATTCGTGGGCCCGATGGTCAGACTCGAGGATGGGAACGAAAGGGATAGGATCCTCCGGGAGCTGGGCTTAGGGGGGGATAAGCCCTTGATTTACTTGGCAGTCAGCGGGCCTAGGAAGGAAAGGCAATTTCTCGTAGATAAGTTGGAGGACATGCTGAAATCGGATTTGATGAGGCGCTCGGGATATCAGTTCGTTATGTCCTGCGGGGATCCCTTGGGGAGGAGTTCCAAGAGATTTGGAAACGTCGTGATATTTGATTGGGTCGATGATCAAGATGCCCTCATGAGGGCATCCAAGGTCGTCCTATGTCGAGCCGGGCATGGGACCATAATGAAGTGCATATCCCTCGGGAAGCCCATGATACTCGTCCCGACCCCTGACCACACCGAGCAATATGGAAACGCGGAGAAGGTGGAGAGGTTGGGCTTGGGGAGGGTGTTGCACCAAAAGGATCTATCCGAAGTTGCCCTCTTGAGCGTCATTGAAGACCTGGTTGGGAAGAGGATTGAATTCAAATTGAGGGGCGAGGGGGACGCCTTTTCAAGGATAATTGATTATATAAACCTCCATCGACGGGGTGAGCAGTCGCCCGCGCATTAG
- a CDS encoding LSM domain-containing protein, translated as MEPSRKPLNLLMKRSNREVMIKLKNNAEYRGKMVDCDSHMNIVLEGATKFNNDSPVANFGSVIVRGSNILYICIPPE; from the coding sequence TTGGAGCCTTCGAGGAAACCCTTGAACCTTCTGATGAAGAGGTCGAATAGGGAGGTCATGATAAAGCTGAAGAACAACGCGGAGTATAGGGGGAAGATGGTGGATTGTGATAGTCACATGAACATAGTCTTGGAGGGGGCGACGAAATTCAACAACGATAGCCCCGTAGCCAACTTCGGGAGCGTGATCGTAAGGGGGAGCAATATATTATACATTTGCATTCCCCCGGAATGA
- a CDS encoding dihydroorotase family protein, whose protein sequence is MRADLNLVGGKVYIDGSLVDCGLSIEDGRIRKVGKEASLPPSDEEMSARGLIILPGLIDAHVHMRDMGLSHKEDFGSGTASAVCGGFTTVLDMPNTSPPTDSPERLLEKMEVARGRILSNVGLHGMMTSDLDDLYGMIELGIFSLKIFMDRCDWPRETFERVLAACRDRSLPVTFHAERAHSKWKGSRLREDGCGIGDFLRAHDPELEVLAVEEVIDLIRRTGAKGHICHISLPESVEKLRASRLSGAITCEVTPHHLLLSYDSYAELGNLALTLPPLRSPERVRGLMNYFLQCRIDIVASDHAPHLRDEKLGGSVWEVPPGIPGLETTFPLLFTLVAKGDLPLWKMIEALSEKPAELFGIEGRGRIREGFMADLIMVDPRAEYVLDSSAFKSKAKYSPFDGWRVRGRVVKTIVNGEVVMDEGEIVSKPGIGSLLRPSR, encoded by the coding sequence ATGAGGGCGGACCTAAACTTAGTAGGAGGCAAGGTATATATAGACGGTTCTCTGGTGGACTGCGGCCTTTCGATAGAGGATGGCAGGATAAGGAAGGTGGGGAAGGAGGCAAGCTTACCCCCCTCGGATGAAGAGATGAGCGCTAGGGGGCTCATAATCCTCCCCGGGCTTATCGATGCCCATGTCCACATGAGGGATATGGGGCTTTCCCATAAAGAGGATTTCGGCTCCGGGACCGCGTCGGCCGTATGCGGCGGCTTCACGACGGTCCTAGATATGCCCAATACCTCACCCCCCACGGATTCCCCGGAGCGCTTATTGGAGAAGATGGAGGTGGCTAGGGGGAGGATCCTATCCAACGTCGGCCTACACGGAATGATGACGAGCGATTTAGATGATCTATATGGAATGATTGAGCTAGGGATCTTCTCCCTGAAGATCTTCATGGATCGTTGCGATTGGCCAAGGGAAACTTTTGAGAGGGTCCTCGCTGCGTGTAGGGATCGCTCCCTGCCGGTGACGTTCCATGCGGAGAGGGCCCATTCGAAGTGGAAAGGAAGCCGGCTTCGGGAGGATGGGTGTGGCATAGGGGACTTCCTGAGGGCCCATGACCCCGAGCTCGAAGTTCTGGCGGTAGAGGAGGTGATCGATTTGATACGCCGCACAGGGGCCAAAGGCCACATATGCCATATCTCACTCCCCGAATCGGTCGAGAAGTTGAGGGCCTCGCGACTCAGCGGAGCGATTACCTGCGAAGTGACGCCGCATCATTTATTGCTGTCCTATGATAGCTACGCAGAGCTCGGGAATCTCGCGCTAACCCTCCCTCCTTTGAGGTCCCCGGAGAGGGTGAGGGGCTTAATGAACTATTTCCTCCAATGCCGGATAGATATCGTAGCTAGCGATCATGCGCCCCACTTAAGGGATGAGAAGCTTGGGGGATCCGTGTGGGAAGTCCCTCCCGGGATACCCGGCTTGGAAACAACCTTCCCGCTTTTGTTCACTTTAGTAGCGAAAGGGGATCTACCGCTCTGGAAAATGATTGAGGCTTTATCGGAGAAGCCCGCCGAGTTGTTTGGGATTGAGGGGAGGGGGAGGATAAGGGAGGGGTTCATGGCCGATTTGATCATGGTGGATCCAAGGGCGGAATATGTCTTGGACTCTTCGGCATTCAAATCGAAGGCAAAGTACTCCCCATTCGATGGTTGGAGGGTGAGGGGGCGGGTCGTTAAGACGATCGTGAATGGGGAGGTGGTTATGGATGAGGGGGAAATCGTTAGTAAGCCGGGCATTGGATCCCTTCTGAGGCCTTCGCGATGA
- a CDS encoding nucleotidyltransferase domain-containing protein, with protein sequence MIRSTSQRPAPAKGALESLKEFALAIGKKYGAGIEAIIIYGSRARGDYSFDSDLDALILLDDGTDLETFVQFSAEARMMAHRIGPLKLFICPRGIFKKIMKENEFLGAFCYIICEDGVAIYDPSGTFEGMKREVESMGDEERLLFYERCRRMSEELGSPRWVKYWGEKAERLRRGRSS encoded by the coding sequence GTGATCCGATCCACGTCCCAAAGGCCAGCCCCGGCCAAGGGCGCCCTCGAAAGCTTAAAGGAGTTCGCGCTCGCGATCGGGAAGAAATATGGAGCCGGAATAGAAGCCATCATAATCTATGGCTCTAGGGCGCGGGGGGATTATTCCTTCGATAGCGATTTGGACGCACTCATATTGCTGGACGATGGAACGGATCTGGAAACGTTCGTCCAATTTTCGGCCGAGGCCAGGATGATGGCTCACAGGATAGGCCCGCTGAAGCTCTTCATATGCCCGAGGGGTATCTTCAAGAAGATCATGAAGGAGAACGAGTTCTTGGGGGCCTTCTGTTACATAATTTGCGAGGATGGCGTGGCCATATACGATCCAAGCGGGACTTTTGAGGGAATGAAAAGGGAGGTAGAATCAATGGGGGATGAAGAGCGTTTATTGTTCTATGAGAGGTGCAGAAGAATGAGCGAGGAGCTGGGATCCCCTAGATGGGTCAAATATTGGGGGGAGAAGGCCGAGAGGTTAAGGCGAGGTAGAAGCTCATGA
- a CDS encoding Mut7-C RNAse domain-containing protein → MLGRLSRWLRIIGYDVEYIRNASDEEILRRAKEEGRTVLTRDRSLYAMAKRDGVGAILLEEKDLFGQLARLVELGAIDVDPCNESRCPICGSALREIEKGEVAGRVPAKSLELYEEFWECENDRCGKVYWMGSHWRRIEERLKALEDFKSRLAGEVS, encoded by the coding sequence ATGCTTGGCAGGCTCTCCAGGTGGCTAAGGATAATTGGATATGATGTGGAATACATCAGGAACGCTTCCGATGAAGAGATTTTGCGGAGAGCGAAAGAGGAGGGTCGTACGGTGCTGACGAGGGATCGAAGCCTATATGCGATGGCCAAGAGGGACGGGGTGGGGGCGATATTATTGGAGGAGAAAGATTTGTTTGGGCAGTTGGCGAGGCTCGTAGAGTTGGGCGCGATAGACGTGGACCCCTGCAACGAATCGCGATGTCCGATTTGCGGATCCGCCTTGAGGGAGATTGAGAAGGGCGAGGTCGCAGGGAGGGTGCCGGCCAAGAGCCTCGAGCTCTATGAGGAGTTTTGGGAATGTGAGAACGATAGGTGCGGTAAGGTTTACTGGATGGGTAGCCATTGGAGGAGGATAGAGGAAAGGTTAAAGGCGCTTGAGGATTTCAAATCGCGCTTGGCTGGCGAGGTGTCATAG
- a CDS encoding TIGR00296 family protein: protein MARCHRVSNEFSLEDGKFLVKLARRAIWELLRGSKKISPPEGLDEKFLRKRGVFTTLTDHESGELRGCIGFPFPTNPLIEAVIDSAIEAATSDPRFPPVTLEELERRIVLELSILTDPEPIRFKDPRECPSMIEIGEDGLIVERGWAKGLLLPQVAVEWGWDPEEFLSNCCIKAGLPPDAWLMGGTKIYKFRATIFSEKSPNGEVFEKRLKSE, encoded by the coding sequence CTGGCGAGGTGTCATAGGGTGTCGAATGAATTTTCCCTCGAAGATGGGAAGTTCTTGGTGAAACTGGCGCGAAGGGCCATATGGGAGTTGTTGAGGGGCTCCAAGAAGATATCCCCCCCGGAGGGCCTCGACGAAAAATTCCTGAGGAAGAGGGGGGTCTTCACGACCCTAACGGATCACGAAAGCGGGGAGCTGAGGGGATGCATAGGCTTCCCGTTCCCAACGAATCCGCTGATCGAGGCCGTCATAGATTCGGCCATAGAGGCCGCCACGAGCGATCCCAGGTTCCCGCCGGTGACCTTGGAGGAGCTCGAGAGGAGGATAGTCTTGGAGCTGAGCATATTGACCGATCCGGAGCCCATCCGGTTCAAGGACCCGAGGGAATGCCCTTCCATGATCGAAATAGGAGAGGATGGACTCATCGTTGAGAGGGGATGGGCCAAGGGTCTCCTACTGCCGCAGGTCGCCGTGGAATGGGGATGGGATCCGGAGGAGTTCCTGAGCAATTGTTGCATAAAGGCCGGGCTCCCGCCGGATGCTTGGCTAATGGGGGGGACCAAGATCTACAAATTCAGGGCCACAATATTCTCCGAGAAGTCCCCCAATGGGGAAGTCTTTGAAAAGAGGTTGAAGAGCGAGTAG
- the radA gene encoding DNA repair and recombination protein RadA, producing the protein MSSEPAKRKYEFIEDIPGVGPATADKLREMGFHTIESLATATVKELIPAGIGEKQAQRIISEARDSIALTFIPAKELIRMRQNVLRLTTGSKAIDELLGGGIETQTITEFYGEYGVGKSVLCHQLSVNVQLPIDKGGLDGGALYIDTEQTFRPEWIVRMSQDLGLDPDSVSQRIIYSEAYNSDHQILILEKADKIIKDNNIKLIIIDSLTAHFRSEYLGREMLAERQQKLNNHMHKLLRLARAFNAAAVVTNQVMAKPDAFFSAPLEAVGGHIVAHTSHTRVFVRKAASGPVRIAKLVSSPYLPEGESVFKITSSGVKDVTEEDQKKRR; encoded by the coding sequence TTGAGCTCGGAACCCGCGAAGAGGAAGTACGAGTTCATAGAGGATATACCGGGCGTCGGGCCGGCGACGGCGGATAAGCTCAGGGAGATGGGCTTCCATACGATAGAATCCCTAGCGACCGCCACGGTCAAGGAGCTGATCCCGGCCGGCATCGGGGAGAAGCAGGCCCAGAGGATCATCTCGGAGGCCCGGGATAGCATAGCGCTCACCTTCATCCCAGCCAAGGAACTCATAAGGATGAGGCAGAACGTCCTCAGGCTCACGACCGGCAGCAAAGCGATCGATGAACTCCTCGGCGGCGGCATAGAGACCCAAACGATAACCGAATTCTATGGGGAGTATGGGGTTGGCAAGAGCGTCCTTTGTCATCAGCTCTCCGTGAACGTCCAACTACCCATCGATAAGGGGGGATTGGATGGAGGGGCGCTCTACATAGATACCGAGCAAACCTTTAGACCCGAGTGGATAGTGAGGATGTCCCAAGACTTGGGATTGGATCCCGATTCCGTTTCGCAGCGCATAATATATAGCGAAGCATATAACAGCGACCATCAGATATTGATATTGGAGAAGGCTGATAAGATAATAAAGGATAATAACATAAAATTGATAATAATAGACTCCTTAACAGCCCACTTCAGGAGCGAATATTTGGGGAGAGAGATGCTGGCGGAGAGGCAACAGAAGTTAAACAACCATATGCATAAGTTGCTCAGGCTCGCGAGGGCGTTCAATGCGGCGGCCGTCGTCACGAATCAAGTCATGGCAAAGCCTGATGCTTTCTTTTCGGCCCCCTTGGAGGCGGTGGGCGGCCATATAGTGGCCCACACCTCCCATACGAGAGTATTCGTTAGGAAGGCAGCGAGCGGACCGGTCAGGATAGCGAAGCTCGTATCGAGCCCTTACCTACCGGAGGGGGAGAGCGTTTTCAAGATAACCTCTAGCGGCGTGAAGGATGTCACGGAAGAGGATCAGAAGAAGAGGAGATGA